A window of the Lactuca sativa cultivar Salinas chromosome 5, Lsat_Salinas_v11, whole genome shotgun sequence genome harbors these coding sequences:
- the LOC111911461 gene encoding cucumber peeling cupredoxin: MAGLKFNLVVIMALMLASVQFHGTTAQTTHVVGDALGWNIPPNGPSAYTTWASGQTFSVGDVLLFNFTTGFHNVAEVSQAAYGPCTTTNPISIATNGPARVTLNAPGTHYYICTVGTHCQIGQKLTINVSAVSTTPAPTPAPATPAPVSPPTATPAPSTTTSPPTSSPTPSSEEGSPISPPTSGQSPSGSNAPSPTDNNIIPPPSPSFAPSFTAVVPFTFLAIALALFY, from the coding sequence ATGGCAGGTTTAAAGTTCAATTTGGTGGTAATTATGGCGCTCATGCTTGCATCTGTGCAATTTCACGGTACGACAGCTCAAACTACCCATGTGGTCGGCGACGCCTTGGGTTGGAATATTCCTCCCAACGGACCTTCTGCTTACACCACCTGGGCATCAGGTCAGACCTTCAGTGTCGGCGATGTTCTTCTCTTTAACTTCACCACCGGATTCCATAACGTCGCTGAAGTATCGCAGGCGGCGTATGGCCCATGCACCACCACCAACCCCATCTCCATCGCCACCAACGGCCCCGCTAGAGTCACCTTGAACGCACCTGGCACTCACTATTACATCTGCACCGTTGGTACTCATTGCCAAATTGGTCAGAAGTTAACCATCAATGTCTCCGCTGTGTCTACCACCCCTGCTCCAACACCGGCACCCGCTACTCCTGCACCGGTCTCTCCACCGACCGCTACCCCTGCTCCATCCACTACAACCTCACCACCAACCTCCTCCCCTACCCCTTCCTCCGAGGAAGGTAGCCCAATATCACCACCCACCTCCGGCCAATCTCCCTCAGGGAGTAACGCCCCTTCTCCCACCGATAACAACATtataccaccaccatcacccaGTTTTGCTCCATCTTTCACCGCCGTGGTGCCCTTCACTTTCTTGGCAATCGCTTTAGCTTTGTTTTACTAG